Proteins co-encoded in one Gehongia tenuis genomic window:
- a CDS encoding peptidase U32 family protein, translating into MNVPELLAPAGSPERLKSAILFGADAVYLSGKHFGLRAQAENFTTEELAKGIAYAHERGRRCYVTLNKIPRQRDLSDLEAAIEEARDTKADAVIVSDPGIMREVQRIAPGLPIHLSTQANATNAPSCKFWYDQGVQRIVFARELSLKEMGEIIAASPKDLEFECFIHGSMCISYSGRCLMSNYFSSRDGNSGACAQPCRWKYAVMEEKRPGEYFPVAEDAYGTYIFNSKDLFWMPHIKELAEIGIHCFKIEGRMKTAYYTATVTRAYRRALDRYSADPEHFRMTEEDQAEVMKAGQREFTDAFYEGPLEKNSQLYDRSRNTASYEFSAMVLDYDESGGRVFLQQRNNFRVGDRLEALAYHELPREDFVVERMMDEEGNEIKVAPHPMQKVWVDCNLPLMPGDMLRKCKKA; encoded by the coding sequence ATGAACGTACCCGAGCTTCTGGCGCCGGCGGGCAGCCCGGAACGGCTGAAAAGTGCCATCCTTTTTGGCGCTGATGCGGTGTATCTTTCGGGCAAGCATTTCGGCCTTCGGGCCCAGGCGGAAAATTTTACGACCGAGGAGCTGGCGAAGGGTATTGCCTACGCCCATGAACGGGGCAGGCGCTGTTACGTGACATTGAACAAGATTCCCCGGCAGCGGGATCTTAGCGATCTTGAGGCCGCTATTGAGGAAGCGCGGGACACAAAAGCGGACGCGGTGATCGTATCCGACCCCGGAATCATGCGCGAGGTGCAGCGCATTGCGCCGGGACTTCCCATTCATCTGAGTACGCAGGCCAACGCCACCAATGCGCCCAGCTGTAAATTCTGGTATGATCAGGGCGTGCAGCGCATTGTTTTTGCCCGGGAACTCTCCCTAAAAGAGATGGGGGAGATCATCGCAGCCTCACCGAAGGATTTGGAATTTGAATGCTTTATTCATGGCTCCATGTGTATCTCCTATTCGGGACGGTGCCTGATGAGCAACTATTTTTCCAGCCGGGACGGAAACTCCGGCGCTTGTGCCCAGCCCTGCCGTTGGAAATACGCGGTGATGGAGGAGAAGCGTCCCGGCGAATACTTCCCGGTGGCGGAGGACGCCTACGGCACCTACATCTTCAATTCCAAGGACCTGTTCTGGATGCCCCACATCAAGGAGCTGGCCGAGATCGGAATACATTGCTTCAAGATCGAGGGACGGATGAAGACGGCCTACTATACCGCCACCGTCACCCGGGCCTATCGAAGGGCCTTGGACCGCTACAGCGCGGATCCTGAACACTTCAGGATGACCGAGGAGGATCAGGCGGAGGTGATGAAGGCCGGACAACGGGAATTTACCGACGCCTTTTATGAGGGCCCGCTGGAAAAGAACAGCCAGCTTTACGACCGATCCCGAAATACGGCCAGTTATGAATTCTCCGCCATGGTGCTGGACTACGATGAAAGTGGCGGAAGGGTGTTCCTCCAGCAGAGAAACAATTTCAGGGTGGGGGACCGGCTGGAGGCACTGGCCTATCACGAACTTCCAAGGGAGGATTTCGTGGTGGAGCGCATGATGGATGAGGAAGGAAATGAGATCAAAGTGGCGCCCCATCCGATGCAGAAAGTATGGGTGGACTGTAATCTGCCTCTCATGCCGGGGGATATGCTGCGAAAATGCAAAAAAGCTTAA
- a CDS encoding metal ABC transporter substrate-binding protein, with the protein MKKVTALILTACLFFLLGGCAGQQAGDDGKLQVYTSFYTMYDFTKKIGGDRIACVNLVPTGVEPHDWEPSTSDIRNLENADMFIYNGAGMETWAEKVIGSLSNEELTVVEASAGVKLISEGSGEHDTDPHVWLNPQNAKLEMENIKNALAQRDPDNKDYYEANYETYAARLDELDERYRTTLEACSLKDMVVAHEAFGYLCETYGLNQVAIEGLQADSEPSVSRMAEIVDFVRENKVRYILYEELISPKVAETVAQEAGVKTAMINPLEGLSEEAIQAGEDYISVMESNLETLKLALE; encoded by the coding sequence ATGAAAAAAGTTACGGCATTGATACTGACTGCGTGTCTATTTTTTTTGCTCGGCGGCTGCGCCGGCCAGCAGGCGGGCGATGATGGCAAACTGCAGGTGTACACCAGTTTTTATACCATGTACGATTTCACAAAGAAGATTGGCGGGGACAGGATCGCCTGCGTAAATTTGGTACCCACCGGTGTGGAGCCACACGATTGGGAGCCGTCCACGTCCGATATCCGCAATCTGGAGAACGCCGATATGTTTATCTACAACGGCGCCGGTATGGAAACCTGGGCGGAGAAGGTGATCGGTTCCCTCAGCAACGAGGAACTGACCGTGGTGGAAGCCAGCGCCGGGGTCAAGCTCATTTCAGAGGGCAGTGGGGAGCACGACACCGATCCCCACGTGTGGCTCAATCCCCAAAATGCCAAGCTGGAGATGGAAAACATTAAAAACGCTCTGGCACAGAGGGATCCCGATAACAAGGATTACTATGAGGCCAACTACGAAACCTATGCCGCCCGGCTGGACGAGCTTGACGAACGCTACCGCACCACGCTGGAGGCCTGCTCACTGAAGGACATGGTGGTGGCCCATGAGGCCTTTGGATATCTCTGCGAGACCTACGGCCTCAATCAGGTGGCCATCGAAGGGCTGCAGGCGGACAGCGAGCCTTCCGTGTCCAGGATGGCTGAGATTGTGGATTTCGTTCGGGAAAACAAGGTGCGTTATATTCTCTATGAGGAGCTGATCAGCCCCAAAGTGGCGGAGACAGTGGCCCAGGAGGCGGGGGTAAAGACGGCCATGATCAATCCGCTGGAAGGGCTGAGCGAGGAGGCCATCCAGGCGGGCGAGGATTACATCTCCGTCATGGAATCCAACCTTGAAACCTTGAAACTTGCATTGGAGTAA
- a CDS encoding metal ABC transporter ATP-binding protein, producing MTVLEVEHLSYAYGPVHVLKDVSFKVEKGDFVGITGANGTGKSTLLKLILRLLHGSGTIRVMGDEHFKDYSKVGYLSQKVTTFNSDFPATVDEVVRANLYPKIGFLRRYSGRKFGAEVDRALAMVGMTGYKHHLIGELSGGQQQRVFIARMLVAEPEILLMDEPTVGIDPKSLAELVELIERLNKEGMTILMTSHDLHSLRGANKILTLEDDGTAFMQDAKGYFAEGADHHGHI from the coding sequence ATGACTGTATTGGAAGTCGAACACCTATCCTACGCCTACGGTCCTGTCCACGTGCTGAAGGATGTGTCCTTTAAGGTGGAAAAGGGAGATTTTGTGGGCATCACCGGCGCCAACGGCACCGGCAAGAGCACCTTGCTTAAACTCATTTTGCGGCTGCTCCATGGCAGCGGCACCATTCGGGTGATGGGCGATGAGCATTTCAAGGACTACAGCAAGGTCGGCTACCTTTCCCAGAAGGTTACCACCTTCAACAGCGATTTTCCAGCCACGGTGGACGAAGTGGTTCGGGCCAATCTCTATCCCAAAATCGGCTTCCTGCGCCGGTACAGCGGCAGAAAGTTTGGGGCGGAGGTGGACCGGGCCCTGGCAATGGTGGGAATGACGGGCTACAAGCATCATCTCATCGGTGAACTGTCCGGCGGACAGCAGCAGCGGGTGTTCATCGCTCGAATGCTGGTGGCGGAACCGGAGATTCTGCTGATGGATGAACCCACGGTGGGCATTGATCCCAAATCCCTGGCGGAGCTGGTGGAACTCATTGAGCGGCTCAATAAGGAGGGCATGACCATTTTGATGACCAGCCATGACCTCCATTCCCTGCGGGGAGCCAACAAGATTCTGACCCTGGAGGATGACGGAACGGCGTTCATGCAGGATGCCAAGGGCTATTTTGCGGAAGGAGCGGATCATCATGGACATATTTAG
- a CDS encoding metal ABC transporter permease, with product MDIFSYDFMIKAFLVAIMISLIAPCIGMVIVLKRMSVLGETLSHNALAGIALGLVMGINPVLGAVVFALLAVFSIEFVRKAMPRYSDLATTIVLSAGIGLAAIFSGFIKNGASLNSFLFGSIVAISDFELFLTLGLGIVVLLISFLFYKELFYVTFDEEAAKLAGVPVKTVNFIFMLMTAVTIAVASRTVGALIISSLTVVPVASAMMLGKSYKKTLLASIGFALGFTIVGLFIAYYADLKPGGTIVLTGVAVLISMVAFKNLFRKA from the coding sequence ATGGACATATTTAGTTATGATTTCATGATTAAAGCTTTTCTGGTTGCCATCATGATCTCGCTGATCGCACCCTGCATCGGTATGGTGATCGTGTTGAAAAGGATGTCCGTGCTGGGCGAGACCCTATCCCACAACGCCCTTGCTGGCATCGCTCTGGGGCTTGTTATGGGCATCAATCCCGTGCTGGGCGCGGTGGTGTTTGCACTGCTGGCCGTATTCAGCATCGAATTCGTGCGCAAGGCTATGCCGCGCTATTCGGACCTGGCTACGACCATTGTGCTTTCCGCAGGGATCGGCCTTGCCGCCATCTTTTCCGGATTCATTAAAAACGGCGCCTCTCTCAACAGTTTCCTGTTTGGCAGCATTGTGGCCATCAGCGATTTTGAACTGTTTTTGACTTTGGGGCTGGGAATCGTCGTTTTGCTCATTTCCTTTTTGTTCTACAAGGAGCTGTTCTATGTGACCTTTGATGAGGAAGCGGCCAAACTGGCCGGTGTGCCGGTAAAAACGGTGAACTTTATTTTCATGCTGATGACGGCGGTGACCATTGCCGTCGCATCCCGCACGGTGGGCGCGCTCATCATTTCCTCGCTGACGGTGGTTCCCGTGGCCTCCGCCATGATGCTGGGCAAGAGCTATAAAAAGACGCTGCTGGCCTCCATCGGCTTTGCCCTTGGCTTCACCATTGTGGGGCTGTTCATCGCTTATTACGCCGACCTCAAGCCGGGAGGTACCATCGTACTGACGGGCGTAGCGGTGCTCATTTCCATGGTGGCCTTTAAAAACCTGTTTCGAAAGGCGTGA
- a CDS encoding Fur family transcriptional regulator, whose translation MDAHEILMSCGLKVTRQRQAIVEYLMDAAMPVTAEEIYRALSQKEVSLWLSTIYRTLEQLSAKNVVRKTMLREEKNCYELVREGHRHYLICLGCNRMIALDSCPLHGMKLPAGNDRFQITGHRLELYGYCEKCQRDHH comes from the coding sequence ATGGATGCACATGAAATTCTGATGAGCTGCGGCCTCAAAGTCACCCGGCAGCGGCAGGCCATTGTGGAGTATCTGATGGATGCGGCCATGCCGGTGACCGCAGAGGAAATCTATAGAGCACTGTCCCAGAAGGAGGTCAGTCTATGGCTGTCCACCATCTATCGCACATTGGAACAGCTCAGCGCCAAAAATGTGGTGCGCAAGACCATGCTTCGGGAGGAAAAGAACTGCTATGAGCTTGTCCGCGAAGGGCATCGGCACTATTTGATCTGCCTTGGCTGCAACCGCATGATCGCATTGGACTCCTGTCCGCTTCATGGTATGAAGCTTCCAGCGGGCAACGATCGTTTTCAAATCACCGGTCATCGCCTGGAGCTTTATGGTTATTGTGAAAAATGTCAAAGGGATCATCATTGA
- a CDS encoding patatin-like phospholipase family protein, protein MKTGLVIEGGALHGLYRAGAVDALIASGIHVDYCVASGEGIWHGAAFLAHKEGRMWEYELSRIVHPKQEDRETLNDSAFWKNKTRFLAVLTDIDSGQALYVDKEHLEMALEDAERCEDGAITDPIPVQRALEDGCDRVIVIVSEECSYAMEPERAPLKYKKYPALSAAVERRHELYNRSRQLLTRLEDEGKALLIVPSGPIGIGRLERTKKLRELYEIGRSDCLNMLDTFRQELYDWGCLNKN, encoded by the coding sequence GTGAAAACAGGATTGGTGATTGAAGGGGGCGCGCTCCATGGGCTATACCGGGCGGGCGCGGTGGATGCTTTGATTGCAAGCGGCATTCATGTGGATTACTGCGTTGCATCGGGAGAGGGTATCTGGCACGGAGCGGCTTTTCTGGCTCATAAGGAGGGGCGCATGTGGGAGTATGAGCTTTCCCGAATTGTTCATCCCAAACAGGAGGACCGTGAAACACTGAACGATTCCGCCTTTTGGAAAAATAAGACGCGATTCTTGGCCGTTTTAACGGATATTGACAGTGGACAAGCCCTTTATGTTGATAAGGAACACCTGGAGATGGCGCTGGAGGACGCGGAGCGCTGTGAAGATGGTGCGATCACCGATCCCATACCGGTGCAAAGAGCTTTGGAGGATGGCTGTGATCGGGTCATTGTGATTGTAAGTGAGGAATGCAGCTACGCCATGGAACCGGAACGGGCGCCTTTGAAATACAAAAAATATCCTGCTTTGTCCGCTGCGGTGGAGCGGCGGCATGAGCTCTATAATCGAAGCCGTCAGCTGCTGACCCGTTTGGAGGATGAGGGCAAGGCGCTTTTGATCGTGCCCAGCGGCCCCATCGGTATTGGCCGGCTGGAACGAACTAAAAAGCTTCGCGAACTCTACGAGATTGGAAGAAGCGACTGCCTCAACATGCTGGATACTTTTCGGCAGGAACTGTATGATTGGGGTTGTTTGAACAAAAACTAA
- a CDS encoding TetR/AcrR family transcriptional regulator has product MRTVKDPEERRAEIVEAARELFQQKGIAGTRINDITEKVGVALGLFYYYFKSKEDIVQTVFEELLEHLDAVADAVAGDEDLDFYRKIVCMMDLYMDNAWQLQALEDGEQRQFYQKAEDHLLRYCLDVMKQGVEQKIVRIAYSEEMAMVLFYGIKEFSREKPLEREELLTLVEQGLNLACGSLRD; this is encoded by the coding sequence ATGCGCACGGTGAAGGATCCCGAGGAACGGCGGGCTGAAATCGTCGAGGCGGCTCGGGAATTATTTCAGCAAAAGGGCATTGCGGGCACACGGATCAACGACATCACGGAAAAGGTTGGTGTGGCCCTGGGACTTTTCTACTATTACTTCAAATCCAAGGAGGACATCGTTCAGACGGTTTTCGAGGAACTTTTGGAGCATCTCGATGCCGTTGCTGACGCCGTTGCGGGGGACGAGGACCTCGATTTCTATCGGAAGATTGTGTGCATGATGGATCTCTATATGGATAATGCCTGGCAGCTTCAAGCTCTGGAGGACGGCGAACAAAGACAGTTTTACCAAAAGGCGGAGGATCATTTGCTGCGTTACTGCCTTGATGTTATGAAACAGGGCGTTGAGCAAAAAATTGTACGCATCGCGTATTCCGAGGAGATGGCGATGGTTCTGTTTTATGGGATCAAAGAGTTTTCCCGGGAAAAGCCGCTGGAGCGGGAAGAACTACTGACCTTGGTGGAGCAGGGCCTCAATCTGGCCTGCGGTTCCCTGCGTGACTGA
- a CDS encoding SDR family NAD(P)-dependent oxidoreductase, whose product MKALITGASSGIGRDMARILSAKGYELWLAARRTDRLEELRETLPHPAHVLGVDLSRAEACQELHSRLKEVRLDLVINNAGFGLFGAFAEADLERELAMIDTNIRAVHILTKLFLRDFKARNQGAILNVSSSAGFFAGPLLSTYYATKSYVLRLTEAIHEELRRDGSAVYIGAFCPGPVRTEFDDVANVRFSVKGLTSERAARLAIEGMEKGKMLIMPGSLMKLARFGGRFAPEQLMLRLSYHMQNRKNG is encoded by the coding sequence GTGAAGGCATTGATTACGGGGGCCAGCTCCGGCATAGGCCGGGATATGGCGCGAATTTTGAGCGCAAAGGGTTATGAGCTTTGGCTGGCGGCGCGGCGGACGGATCGCCTGGAGGAACTGAGAGAGACGCTGCCCCATCCGGCTCACGTGCTGGGAGTGGACCTCTCCCGGGCGGAGGCCTGCCAGGAGCTTCACAGCCGTTTGAAGGAGGTGCGGCTGGATCTTGTCATTAACAATGCAGGATTTGGTCTATTTGGAGCCTTTGCCGAAGCCGATCTGGAGCGGGAGCTGGCCATGATCGATACCAATATCCGGGCCGTGCACATTTTAACCAAGCTTTTTCTCCGGGATTTCAAGGCGCGAAACCAAGGCGCCATTTTAAACGTATCCTCTTCGGCAGGCTTTTTTGCCGGGCCCCTGCTTTCTACCTACTATGCAACCAAGTCCTACGTGCTGCGTTTAACGGAGGCCATTCACGAAGAACTGCGCCGGGACGGCAGCGCTGTTTATATCGGCGCCTTTTGTCCGGGCCCCGTGCGGACGGAATTCGATGACGTGGCCAATGTGCGGTTCAGTGTCAAAGGGCTGACCAGCGAACGGGCCGCCCGTCTGGCCATCGAAGGTATGGAAAAGGGCAAAATGTTGATTATGCCGGGCAGCCTGATGAAGCTTGCCCGTTTTGGCGGACGCTTCGCTCCGGAACAGCTCATGCTCCGCCTTTCCTATCACATGCAAAACCGAAAGAACGGCTGA